The Segatella hominis genome includes a region encoding these proteins:
- a CDS encoding DUF4134 family protein yields MNKVISNLACGAKRCATATVKKAKSFVSNPRMGMLTMMLLVVSISTFAQNVDAGLAAIETSTDSLKKYVPVVTNLCYAIAGIVAIIGAISVYVKMNNEEQDVKNILVLQNAFEKTRKQMKVNALSINALSDNLNFPMFAKLTLKKT; encoded by the coding sequence ATGAACAAAGTAATCAGTAATTTGGCTTGCGGCGCAAAACGTTGCGCCACAGCCACTGTGAAGAAAGCCAAGTCTTTCGTTTCTAACCCACGCATGGGTATGTTGACCATGATGCTCTTGGTGGTGTCTATTTCCACTTTCGCACAGAATGTGGATGCCGGTCTTGCAGCCATCGAGACCTCTACAGATAGCTTGAAGAAGTATGTGCCTGTGGTCACCAACCTCTGCTATGCCATTGCAGGTATCGTAGCTATCATCGGTGCTATCTCCGTGTATGTGAAGATGAACAACGAGGAGCAGGATGTCAAGAATATCTTAGTCCTACAAAATGCGTTTGAAAAGACAAGAAAGCAAATGAAAGTAAATGCGCTAAGTATCAATGCTTTAAGCGACAATTTGAATTTTCCGATGTTTGCTAAACTCACTCTTAAAAAGACATAA
- a CDS encoding DUF4134 family protein, with amino-acid sequence MKDNFRLLALALLMLLCSQVAMANCGTTDYSGNTGRLYDMVTYVLTMCSYVAQLMYAIATLLSLYSATNIYIKMQTGEEGFTKSVIILIGSLIFLCVSTVVFPSFFGFHYGVTDHLW; translated from the coding sequence ATGAAGGATAACTTTAGACTATTGGCATTAGCCCTGCTCATGCTTCTATGCTCTCAGGTTGCGATGGCCAACTGTGGTACAACAGATTATAGCGGCAATACCGGAAGGCTATATGATATGGTCACCTATGTGCTGACCATGTGCTCCTACGTGGCTCAGCTCATGTACGCTATTGCCACCTTGCTGTCGCTCTATAGTGCTACCAACATCTACATTAAGATGCAAACTGGAGAGGAAGGATTCACCAAGAGCGTGATTATTCTGATAGGAAGTTTGATTTTCCTATGTGTTTCCACGGTGGTCTTCCCATCATTCTTCGGTTTCCATTATGGTGTAACCGATCATTTGTGGTAA
- a CDS encoding site-specific integrase, producing the protein MARPKKQVKLKEPIKIRLKSLADGNKSIYLDIYYKGVRKYEYLKLYLVPEINPICKEQNKQTMAVAERIKAERIKALHGHGIQDWETVKQGSMLLTTWIKKYCEGGVGIKKSTLHCRVEMLHTVEKYLDETNKGFISLEEVNAEFCRGYVKFLRNFPNSHIKYGEPRPISENTASRYLGMFSTALNNAVRQGIIRNNPMKELDARERIQPKDGKKEYLTIEELRTLMATDSYRPEVKEAFIFACFTGLRLSDMYHLAPMHIFKTADGKGEYIDMEMQKTEKPVIIPLSEEAKRWLPKPRGNDIPFFDIPTTQTVIGRALRKWAEAAGIEKHISFHSSRHTFGTMMLTLGADLFTTSKLMGHSNIQTTEIYAKIVDKKKEEAINLIDGMFT; encoded by the coding sequence ATGGCAAGACCAAAGAAACAAGTAAAGCTGAAAGAACCGATTAAAATTCGGTTGAAGTCGCTCGCAGATGGCAACAAGAGTATCTATCTTGACATCTACTACAAGGGAGTGAGGAAGTATGAATACCTCAAACTCTACCTCGTTCCCGAAATCAATCCCATTTGCAAGGAACAGAACAAGCAGACTATGGCAGTTGCAGAACGCATCAAGGCAGAGCGCATCAAAGCCCTGCATGGTCACGGCATACAGGACTGGGAGACAGTAAAACAAGGCTCGATGCTTCTTACCACATGGATAAAGAAGTATTGTGAAGGTGGTGTCGGCATCAAGAAGTCAACGCTCCATTGCCGTGTGGAAATGCTGCACACCGTGGAGAAGTATCTTGACGAGACCAACAAAGGCTTCATTTCGCTTGAAGAGGTCAATGCGGAGTTCTGCCGTGGATATGTGAAGTTCTTGCGTAACTTCCCAAACTCCCATATCAAGTATGGCGAGCCAAGACCAATCAGCGAGAATACGGCAAGCCGATACCTCGGAATGTTCTCCACTGCTCTCAATAACGCTGTGCGACAAGGCATTATTCGCAACAACCCTATGAAAGAACTTGATGCACGTGAGCGCATTCAGCCCAAGGACGGCAAGAAAGAGTATCTGACCATTGAGGAACTTCGTACCCTCATGGCTACGGACAGTTACCGCCCAGAGGTCAAGGAGGCTTTCATCTTCGCCTGTTTTACTGGATTGCGATTAAGTGACATGTACCATCTTGCTCCGATGCACATCTTCAAGACCGCTGACGGAAAGGGCGAATACATAGACATGGAAATGCAAAAGACGGAGAAGCCAGTTATAATACCTCTCTCGGAAGAGGCTAAGCGGTGGTTGCCAAAGCCAAGAGGAAATGATATTCCTTTCTTTGACATACCGACCACACAGACCGTTATAGGCAGGGCTCTCCGCAAATGGGCGGAAGCGGCAGGGATAGAGAAGCATATCTCATTCCATAGCTCACGGCACACGTTCGGAACGATGATGCTCACTCTCGGTGCAGACCTTTTTACCACAAGCAAGCTGATGGGACATTCCAACATTCAGACCACGGAAATCTATGCTAAAATCGTGGATAAGAAGAAGGAGGAAGCCATAAACCTCATTGACGGTATGTTCACATAA